From a single Phorcysia thermohydrogeniphila genomic region:
- a CDS encoding DUF523 domain-containing protein, with translation MSKLILVSACLVGFNCKYNGGNNRSELIVEAFRRGFVVPVCPEQLGGLPTPRSPAKIKGGDGKDVLSGKGKVLTVDGSFKDVTENFLRGAYETLKAAELLGDRLVACILKEKSPSCGVKKIYEFDTDNLKEGMGVTAALLSEKGFKIISSEDTEIIKKILIRSLNE, from the coding sequence ATGAGTAAACTTATTCTCGTTAGTGCTTGTCTTGTTGGCTTTAACTGTAAGTATAACGGAGGTAACAACAGGTCTGAACTTATCGTTGAGGCCTTTCGTAGAGGTTTTGTAGTTCCTGTTTGTCCTGAACAGCTCGGCGGACTTCCAACTCCGAGGTCTCCTGCCAAGATAAAGGGTGGTGACGGTAAGGACGTTCTCTCTGGGAAGGGAAAAGTTTTAACAGTTGATGGTTCTTTTAAAGACGTGACGGAGAACTTCTTAAGGGGGGCTTATGAGACCCTTAAGGCGGCGGAGCTCCTTGGTGATAGACTTGTAGCGTGTATACTTAAGGAAAAAAGTCCTTCCTGTGGAGTGAAGAAAATCTACGAGTTTGATACAGATAACTTGAAAGAGGGAATGGGGGTAACTGCAGCCCTTCTCTCAGAAAAAGGTTTTAAAATTATCAGTTCAGAAGATACTGAAATCATAAAAAAAATTCTTATAAGGAGTTTAAATGAGTAG
- a CDS encoding M16 family metallopeptidase, with protein sequence MELIKLRNGIKVLLNPVDGFEIVACNVFIPRGSSFDRKPGITTLSFKTAFKRSSLRSPLEFSKLQERFGTPFVPEVSVDYSLVRFQVVPEGVVEFFRLFKEVVENPDFSAESFKVEKESLLAAIRSKIENSFSLAYEKIVKMTYCGTSYENMPYGSEESVSSTSLEEAESWFRGSIFPEGTVFSICGKLHSLEEILPLLEGLETFPGDLKRPTTGIRETKKEVVKRKGSAQSFLMVAVEAPAVNEGGYVEFRLLNTLIGEGIGSVLFQELREKRGFAYSTGSIYPTRLGKSRLFLYIGTSPEKEKDVEKALLELLRNLPDFVTPESVSRAKRYLRGGFELDHETRSKKSWYAGFWEVMGKGYSYDSSFIEMIEGISVERLREIAEDVALRPFHEVVVKDE encoded by the coding sequence ATGGAGCTGATCAAACTTCGTAACGGTATAAAGGTTCTGCTAAACCCTGTTGACGGCTTTGAAATAGTTGCATGCAACGTTTTTATCCCAAGAGGTTCTTCTTTTGACAGAAAGCCCGGAATTACTACGCTGTCTTTTAAAACGGCCTTTAAGAGAAGTTCTCTACGCTCTCCTTTAGAGTTTTCAAAACTTCAGGAGCGTTTTGGGACTCCTTTTGTTCCAGAAGTTTCAGTTGACTACTCCTTAGTAAGGTTTCAGGTCGTTCCAGAAGGGGTAGTTGAGTTCTTCAGGTTGTTTAAAGAGGTAGTGGAAAACCCAGATTTCTCTGCCGAGAGCTTCAAGGTTGAAAAGGAATCTCTCTTAGCCGCTATTCGCTCTAAGATAGAAAACTCCTTTTCGCTTGCCTACGAGAAGATAGTTAAGATGACTTACTGTGGAACATCTTACGAGAATATGCCCTACGGTAGCGAAGAAAGCGTTTCCTCAACCTCTCTGGAGGAAGCTGAAAGCTGGTTTAGGGGTTCCATTTTCCCTGAAGGAACTGTCTTTTCAATCTGTGGGAAGCTCCACTCCCTTGAGGAGATACTTCCTCTACTGGAAGGTTTAGAAACCTTCCCGGGAGATTTAAAAAGACCTACTACTGGGATTCGGGAAACCAAAAAAGAGGTTGTAAAGAGGAAAGGCTCTGCCCAGAGCTTTCTTATGGTTGCTGTTGAGGCGCCGGCAGTTAACGAGGGAGGTTACGTTGAATTTCGCCTTCTGAATACACTGATTGGGGAAGGGATAGGTTCAGTTCTTTTTCAGGAGCTCCGCGAAAAAAGAGGATTTGCCTACTCAACAGGTTCTATTTATCCTACCCGCCTTGGAAAAAGTAGACTTTTCCTTTATATAGGAACTTCTCCAGAAAAGGAAAAAGATGTTGAGAAGGCGCTTTTGGAGCTCCTTAGAAACCTTCCGGACTTTGTAACTCCTGAGAGCGTTAGTAGGGCGAAGCGCTACCTCAGAGGAGGCTTTGAGCTGGACCACGAGACGAGGAGTAAGAAGTCTTGGTATGCAGGTTTCTGGGAAGTTATGGGGAAAGGTTACTCCTACGATTCTTCCTTTATTGAGATGATTGAAGGAATTAGCGTAGAGAGGCTAAGGGAAATTGCAGAAGATGTTGCCTTAAGACCTTTCCACGAGGTAGTTGTTAAGGATGAGTAA